In a single window of the Hippoglossus hippoglossus isolate fHipHip1 chromosome 7, fHipHip1.pri, whole genome shotgun sequence genome:
- the LOC117764908 gene encoding LOW QUALITY PROTEIN: intermediate filament protein ON3-like (The sequence of the model RefSeq protein was modified relative to this genomic sequence to represent the inferred CDS: inserted 3 bases in 2 codons), with protein sequence MSYGSSTRVSMGSIRTAGGGGGGGGGGGRRSFSSQSAIVKGXGSVRQSFSSGSMLKSSMGGGGAYGAGGGGSYGGGGYGGFGGGGGXFGGGGGGGGGYGGGGGGSVLFSSGGAYGSFGGGGGGMIVPTIANVQCNQSLLAPLNLQIDPDISIVRTEEKNQIRGLNNRFASFIDKVRFLEQQNKMLETKWSLLQEQTTSRSNIDAMFEAYIANLRRQLDGLGNEKVKLEGELKNMQGLVEDFKNKYEDEINKRAGVENEFVLLKKDVDGAYMNKVELEAKVDALQDEINFLRSVYEAELNELQGQIKDTSVIVSMDNSRNLDMDAIVADVRAQYEDIAKRNRADAESWYQQKFQEMESNAGSAGEDLRNTKTEIAELNRMISRLQNEIESVKGQRGNLEAQIAEAEERGELAVKDAKARIRDLEEALQRAKQDMTRQVREYQELMNVKLALDIEIATYRKLLEGEEDRITAGPVSATVHMQSTSSSFGKY encoded by the exons ATGTCGTACGGCTCTAGTACCAGGGTCAGCATGGGTTCCATCCgtacagcaggaggaggaggaggaggaggaggaggaggaggaagaagatctTTTTCCTCACAATCTGCTATAGTGAAGGG GGGGTCAGTCCGGCAAAGCTTTTCCTCCGGCTCAATGCTTAAGTCAAGCATGGGAGGCGGTGGTGCTTATggagctggtggtggtggtagttaTGGTGGGGGTGGTTATGGTggttttggtggtggtggtg gttttggtggtgggggtggtggtggtggtggttacggaggtggtggtggtggtagtgttCTTTTTTCTTCCGGCGGTGCTTATGGTAGCTttggcggtggtggtgggggtaTGATAGTCCCCACGATCGCAAATGTCCAATGCAACCAGAGCCTGCTGGCTCCCCTGAACCTTCAGATTGACCCCGACATCTCGATTGTCCGTACCGAAGAGAAAAATCAGATCAGGGGTCTAAACAACCGCTTCGCCAGCTTCATTGACAAG GTGCGATTCctggagcagcagaacaaaatGCTGGAGACCAAGTGGAgcctgctgcaggagcagacCACCTCCCGCTCCAACATCGACGCCATGTTCGAGGCCTACATCGCCAATCTGCGCAGACAGCTGGATGGACTCGGCAACGAGAAGGTCAAGCTGGAGGGAGAGCTGAAAAACATGCAGGGACTGGTGGAGGATTTCAAGAACAA ATATGAAGATGAAATCAACAAGCGTGCTGGTGTGGAAAATGAGTTTGTGCTCCTCAAGAAG GATGTAGACGGTGCCTACATGAACAAAGTTGAGCTAGAGGCCAAGGTTGATGCCCTTCAGGATGAGATTAACTTCCTCAGAAGTGTCTACGAGGCG GAACTGAATGAACTCCAGGGACAGATCAAGGACACTTCAGTCATTGTGTCGATGGACAACAGCCGCAACCTTGACATGGATGCTATTGTGGCTGACGTCAGGGCACAGTATGAGGACATCGCTAAACGCAACCGTGCCGATGCGGAATCCTGGTATCAGCAGAAG TTCCAGGAGATGGAGAGCAATGCCGGCTCGGCCGGAGAAGACCTCCGCAACACTAAGACTGAGATTGCTGAGCTCAACCGTATGATTTCACGCCTCCAGAATGAGATTGAGTCAGTCAAGGGACAG CGTGGCAACCTGGAGGCCCAGATCGCTGAGGCTGAGGAGCGTGGTGAGCTGGCTGTCAAGGACGCCAAGGCCCGTATCAGGGACCTAGAAGAGGCCCTGCAGAGAGCCAAACAGGACATGACCCGCCAGGTCCGTGAGTACCAGGAGCTCATGAATGTCAAGCTGGCTCTAGATATTGAGATTGCTACCTACAGGAAGCTActggaaggagaggaggacag AATTACCGCCGGTCCTGTAAGTGCAACCGTCCATATGCAGAGCACAAGCAGCAGCTTTGGTAAGTATTGA
- the LOC117764905 gene encoding glycine-rich RNA-binding protein 2-like, whose translation MGGGGGGGGGGGGYGGGGGGYGGGGYGGGGGGYGGGGGGFGGGSSSGFGGSMSIGGGGMSMGGGGMSSSRSSSTYSSQSVRRQ comes from the exons ATGG gtggtggtggtggcggcggcggcggtggcggcggctacggaggcggcggcggcggctacGGAGGCGGAGGCTatggaggcggcggcggcggctatggaggcggcggcggcggctttggaggcggcagcagcagcggctttGGAGGCAGCATGAGCATTGGAGGAGGCGGCATGAGCATGGGAGGAGGCGGGATGTCATCATCAAGATCCTCCTCCACCTATTCCTCGCAGTCTGTCCGCCGTCAATGA
- the LOC117764913 gene encoding intermediate filament protein ON3-like isoform X2, with protein MLETKWSLLQEQTTSRSNIDAMFEAYIANLRRQLDGLGNEKVKLEGELKNMQGLVEDFKNKYEDEINKRAGVENEFVLLKKDVDGAYMNKVELEAKVDALQDEINFLRSVYEAELNELQGQIKDTSVIVSMDNSRNLDMDAIVADVRAQYEDIAKRNRADAESWYQQKFQEMESNAGSAGEDLRNTKTEIAELNRMISRLQNEIESVKGQRGNLEAQIAEAEERGELAVKDAKARIRDLEEALQRAKQDMTRQVREYQELMNVKLALDIEIATYRKLLEGEEDRITAGPVSATVHMQSTSSSFGKY; from the exons atGCTGGAGACCAAGTGGAgcctgctgcaggagcagacCACCTCCCGCTCCAACATCGACGCCATGTTCGAGGCCTACATCGCCAATCTGCGCAGACAGCTGGATGGACTCGGCAACGAGAAGGTCAAGCTGGAGGGAGAGCTGAAAAACATGCAGGGACTGGTGGAGGATTTCAAGAACAA ATATGAAGATGAAATCAACAAGCGTGCTGGTGTGGAAAATGAGTTTGTGCTCCTCAAGAAG GATGTAGACGGTGCCTACATGAACAAAGTTGAGCTAGAGGCCAAGGTTGATGCCCTTCAGGATGAGATTAACTTCCTCAGAAGTGTCTACGAGGCG GAACTGAATGAACTCCAGGGACAGATCAAGGACACTTCAGTCATTGTGTCGATGGACAACAGCCGCAACCTTGACATGGATGCTATTGTGGCTGACGTCAGGGCACAGTATGAGGACATCGCTAAACGCAACCGTGCCGATGCGGAATCCTGGTATCAGCAGAAG TTCCAGGAGATGGAGAGCAATGCCGGCTCGGCCGGAGAAGACCTCCGCAACACTAAGACTGAGATTGCTGAGCTCAACCGTATGATTTCACGCCTCCAGAATGAGATTGAGTCAGTCAAGGGACAG CGTGGCAACCTGGAGGCCCAGATCGCTGAGGCTGAGGAGCGTGGTGAGCTGGCTGTCAAGGACGCCAAGGCCCGTATCAGGGACCTAGAAGAGGCCCTGCAGAGAGCCAAACAGGACATGACCCGCCAGGTCCGTGAGTACCAGGAGCTCATGAATGTCAAGCTGGCTCTAGATATTGAGATTGCTACCTACAGGAAGCTActggaaggagaggaggacag AATTACCGCCGGTCCTGTAAGTGCAACCGTCCATATGCAGAGCACAAGCAGCAGCTTTGGTAAGTATTGA
- the LOC117764913 gene encoding intermediate filament protein ON3-like isoform X1, producing the protein MLETKWSLLQEQTTSRSNIDAMFEAYIANLRRQLDGLGNEKVKLEGELKNMQGLVEDFKNKYEDEINKRAGVENEFVLLKKDVDGAYMNKVELEAKVDALQDEINFLRSVYEAELNELQGQIKDTSVIVSMDNSRNLDMDAIVADVRAQYEDIAKRNRADAESWYQQKFQEMESNAGSAGEDLRNTKTEIAELNRMISRLQNEIESVKGQRGNLEAQIAEAEERGELAVKDAKARIRDLEEALQRAKQDMTRQVREYQELMNVKLALDIEIATYRKLLEGEECRITAGPVSATVHMQSTSSSFGKY; encoded by the exons atGCTGGAGACCAAGTGGAgcctgctgcaggagcagacCACCTCCCGCTCCAACATCGACGCCATGTTCGAGGCCTACATCGCCAATCTGCGCAGACAGCTGGATGGACTCGGCAACGAGAAGGTCAAGCTGGAGGGAGAGCTGAAAAACATGCAGGGACTGGTGGAGGATTTCAAGAACAA ATATGAAGATGAAATCAACAAGCGTGCTGGTGTGGAAAATGAGTTTGTGCTCCTCAAGAAG GATGTAGACGGTGCCTACATGAACAAAGTTGAGCTAGAGGCCAAGGTTGATGCCCTTCAGGATGAGATTAACTTCCTCAGAAGTGTCTACGAGGCG GAACTGAATGAACTCCAGGGACAGATCAAGGACACTTCAGTCATTGTGTCGATGGACAACAGCCGCAACCTTGACATGGATGCTATTGTGGCTGACGTCAGGGCACAGTATGAGGACATCGCTAAACGCAACCGTGCCGATGCGGAATCCTGGTATCAGCAGAAG TTCCAGGAGATGGAGAGCAATGCCGGCTCGGCCGGAGAAGACCTCCGCAACACTAAGACTGAGATTGCTGAGCTCAACCGTATGATTTCACGCCTCCAGAATGAGATTGAGTCAGTCAAGGGACAG CGTGGCAACCTGGAGGCCCAGATCGCTGAGGCTGAGGAGCGTGGTGAGCTGGCTGTCAAGGACGCCAAGGCCCGTATCAGGGACCTAGAAGAGGCCCTGCAGAGAGCCAAACAGGACATGACCCGCCAGGTCCGTGAGTACCAGGAGCTCATGAATGTCAAGCTGGCTCTAGATATTGAGATTGCTACCTACAGGAAGCTActggaaggagaggag TGCAGAATTACCGCCGGTCCTGTAAGTGCAACCGTCCATATGCAGAGCACAAGCAGCAGCTTTGGTAAGTATTGA
- the LOC117764906 gene encoding keratin, type II cytoskeletal cochleal-like produces the protein MPFLSYLLGVSSPDHFTGVVLLPVQQAQLLHAKSTCKCTFQDAVNWWRDEEEVQRRWSLLGPPPQKAMSYGSSTRVSMGSIRTAGGGGGGGRRSFSSQSAIVKGGSVRQSFSSGSMLKSSMGGGGAYGAGGGGGGGGSGFGGGGGGGGSVLFSSGGAYGSFGGGGGGMIVPTIANVQCNQSLLAPLNLQIDPDISIVRTEEKNQIRGLNNRFASFIDKVRFLEQQNKMLETKWSLLQEQTTSRSNIDAMFEAYIANLRRQLDGLGNEKVKLEGELKNMQGLVEDFKNKYEDEINKRAGVENEFVLLKKDVDGAYMNKVELEAKVDALQDEINFLRSVYEAELNELQGQIKDTSVIVSMDNSRNLDMDAIVADVKAQYEDIAKRNRADAESWYQQKFQEMESNAGSAGEDLRNTKSEIAELNRMISRLQNEIESVKGQRGNLEAQIAEAEERGELAVKDAKARIRDLEEDLQRAKQDMTRQVREYQELMNVKLALDIEIATYRKLLEGEEDRITAGPVSATVHMQSTSSSFGKY, from the exons ATGCCATTCCTCTCTTACCTTTTGGGTGTGTCGAGCCCGGATCACTTTACAGGGGTGGTACTCTTACCTGTCCAACAGGCTCAGCTGCTCCATGCCAAATCTACGTGCAAGTGCACCTTCCAGGATGCAGTTAattggtggagggatgaggaggaggtgcagaggaggtggagcttACTGGGACCTCCTCCGCA AAAAGCCATGTCGTACGGCTCTAGTACCAGGGTCAGCATGGGTTCCATCCgtacagcaggaggaggaggaggaggaggaagaagatctTTTTCCTCACAATCTGCTATAGTGAAGGGGGGGTCAGTCCGGCAAAGCTTTTCCTCCGGCTCAATGCTTAAGTCAAGCATGGGAGGCGGTGGTGCTTATggagctggtggtggtggtgg TGGTGGTGGTAGTggttttggtggtggtggtggtggtggtggtagtgttcttttttcttctggCGGTGCTTATGGTAGCTttggcggtggtggtgggggtaTGATAGTCCCCACGATCGCAAATGTCCAATGCAACCAGAGCCTGCTGGCTCCCCTGAACCTTCAGATTGACCCCGACATCTCGATTGTCCGTACCGAAGAGAAAAATCAGATCAGGGGTCTAAACAACCGCTTCGCCAGCTTCATTGACAAG GTGCGATTCctggagcagcagaacaaaatGCTGGAGACCAAGTGGAgcctgctgcaggagcagacCACCTCCCGCTCCAACATCGACGCCATGTTCGAGGCCTACATCGCCAACCTGCGCAGACAGCTGGATGGACTGGGCAACGAGAAGGTCAAGCTGGAGGGAGAGCTGAAAAACATGCAGGGACTGGTGGAGGATTTCAAGAACAA ATATGAAGATGAAATCAACAAGCGTGCTGGTGTGGAAAATGAGTTTGTGCTCCTCAAGAAG GATGTAGACGGTGCCTACATGAACAAAGTTGAGCTAGAGGCCAAGGTTGATGCCCTTCAGGATGAGATTAACTTCCTCAGAAGTGTCTACGAGGCG GAACTGAATGAACTCCAGGGACAGATCAAGGACACTTCAGTCATTGTGTCGATGGACAACAGCCGCAACCTTGACATGGATGCTATTGTGGCTGACGTCAAGGCACAGTATGAGGACATCGCTAAACGCAACCGTGCCGATGCGGAATCCTGGTATCAGCAGAAG TTCCAGGAGATGGAGAGCAATGCCGGCTCGGCCGGAGAAGACCTCCGCAACACTAAGAGTGAGATTGCTGAGCTCAACCGTATGATTTCACGCCTCCAGAATGAGATTGAGTCAGTCAAGGGACAG CGTGGCAACCTGGAGGCCCAGATCGCTGAGGCTGAGGAGCGTGGTGAGCTGGCTGTCAAGGACGCCAAGGCCCGTATCAGGGACCTAGAAGAGGACCTGCAGAGAGCCAAACAGGACATGACCCGCCAGGTCCGTGAGTACCAGGAGCTCATGAATGTCAAGCTGGCTCTAGATATTGAGATTGCTACCTACAGGAAGCTActggaaggagaggaggacag